CTCGGTGAGGTCGGTCACCGTGCGGTCGACGGCGGCCAGGGCGACGATCCCGGCGACGACGATGCACGCGACGCGGGCGAATCCGCGGACGTCGTCGGCGAGCTGCTGCTCGACGAACCATGCGGCGGCGAGGGAGGCGGCGGCCGGAACGAGCATGTGCACCGCACCGAGGCCGAGGAGGCGCAGCCGTGCCGAGCTCGCAGTGATGGTGTGGACGACGTTGTTTCGGGTGGACGTGTTCACGGGGTCGGTTCCTTCCGATCGGGTCAGCTGTGGATGGGGTGCGGATTCAGCGCCCGGTCTTGGTCAGCTCGTGCGAGTGGCACAGGACGGGGCCGATCAGGAGGCCGATTCCGTTCACGGTCCACCGGCCCCCGGTGAGCGGGCCGGGCTCGACCTCGTCCACGATTCGGCCGGTCCTGCCGACCGCGCGGGAGTCGTCCGCACACGCGGTGATCTTGACCTCGTCGCCTGCGTCGAACTGCGGCATACGTTCTCCTTGATCAGCGGTTCGGGGGCCGGGCCTCGGTCGAGGCCCGGCGGTCGAGCGGGGGCGGTCAGACGTGGCCGTGCAGGAGGATGACGGCCGTCACGATGGGGAGAGCCACCATCACGACGAGGCACAAAGCGCGCATGGCGCGGGTCCTTTCGGGAGGACGACGGGCCGGGCGCTACTTGCTGACGCGGCCGTTGCGGGTCGAGGTCTGGACGTCGAGGCCGGGCCGGTTCGTGCCGTGCAGGCGGATGTTCCCGTTGTAGGAACGGGCCTCGATCCGGCCCGAGGCGGCGGGCGAGGCGGCGAGGCGGACGTTCCCGTTGTGGGTGATCAGCCGGGCGGCGCCGCCGCCGTACGAGCCGATTTCGGTGTCCCCGTTGTGGCCCTCGACGTCGGCCCACTCGGTGACGGCCTCAACGTCGGTGTCTCCGTTGTGAGTGCGGACCTTGATCCGTCCGACGACTCCCGTACGGACGTTGCCGTTGTGTCCGCTGTAGTCGAGGGCGGCCAGGGGGCCGGACACGGTGAGGTTGGCGTTCCGCCCGTTCATCTGCACGCCCGAACCGGCGGGGAGGGTGACGCGGACCTCGATCGCGCTCACGACGGTGCCGCCGCCGGAGATGCCGCCGGAGACGACTCGCCCGTTGACGATCGTCACGCCGGTCATGGTCTGGCCTCGGCCGACGCTGGTCACGTTCTGGACGAAGTTCACGCCGCCGCCGTGGAAGCTCATGTTGCCCATGACGACGGTGGACCCCTCGACCTCGGGGACCGTGATCGACAGGCGGTTTCCGTCCTGCGTGATGCGCGAGCGGCGGACGGCGTCGGCGGCCGGGCCCTTGGTGTCCTCGGTGCTGATGACGACGCGGGCGGCGGTGGCGGCCGGGTCGATCGTGACGAGCACCTCGCCCATGTCGGCGCGGACGGCGGCGAGGATCGGCCCGGCGGCGGTGGCGTTGAGAGTCTGCTCGGTCATCTGTCTTCCCCCTGTTGGGTTCGGTGGTCGGTGCGTTCTCACGATGACACAGGTTGCAGCACAACTACAAGTAGAACTGTCAGTTGGCTTGAAACTTGCGAGGGTTTCCGGATACGGCGCCGGACATGCCGGCGCCCCCGGGTCCGGTCTCGCGGCCCCCGGGGCGCGCACGGGTGGGCGGCGGCCTGGTCAGTCCTCGGCGCCGCCGTCGTCCCCGGCGCCGCGCATCTTGCGCTCGTGCCGTCGTTCGCCTGCGGCCCCGGCCTCCCGGATGCCGTCGCGGGCGGCGCCGATGCCCTCACGGCCGAGGTCGGCCACCGACCCGACGGCCGAGGCCCCGGCAGTGGCCACCTGTCCGGCAGCGGCGGCGGTCTGTCCGACGGCTCCCGCCACGGCGGCGACGGCGCCGAATGCTGCGGCCAGGCTTCCGCCGGTCGCGCGCCCGGCGGGCTTGGCGGGCCCGGCCGGGGCGGTCTTGCCGGACTTCGCGGCGGCGGCAGCGGCGGCGCGGGCGGCCTTGGACTGCGCGGCGCCCTGGCCCTTGGCGACGAGGACGCCCTCGATGGTTCCGGCCTTGAGGACCAGACGGAACGGCTTGCCCTCCTCGGCCTGCGAGAGCGTGTGGAGCTGGGCCGTGGTCAGGTTCTCGACCTGAAAGAAGCACTGCGCCCGGCTGCGGCGCTTACCCGAGTCGTCGGCGTGCATCTCGCCGCATGTCGCGTTGATGATGCCGCCCGAGGGGATGAGCGTCAGCTCGCGCGGGACGCTGCCCGCTCCTCGGCTCGGGCACCGGACGGGGGCGCCGCCGACGGTGAGTTTGCGGATCTTGAGCGCGGTCATGTGCGGGGCCCCTATCGGTTGTTGATCGTGGCGGTTGCGGTGGCCTTGGCGCGGCCGAACAGTCCGGCGGTGGCCGTGGCCGTGGCGGTGGCGGTCTGCTTTCCGCCCCGGCCGCGCTTGACGACGGCGGCCACCAGGGCGATGACGAACGCGAGGACAACAGCGAGCTTCGCGAGGAGGACCAGGGCGGCGGCGAGGGTGGCGGCGGCCTCGGCGAAGAACTTGAGGGCGTAGGCGGCCAGGGCGAGCGAGGCGGACGCGGAGACGAGGAGGAGCGCCGTCGTCTTGGCCCATGCGGGGACGGCGGTCGAGGCCGGGGCGGGGGCCGCGGTCGCGGTGCCGGCGGGGGCGGAAGCGTCGGCGTAGTGGTAGATCGTGCGGCCGTCGAGGGTGCGGACCTCAACCACGGTCGGGATGGCCTCGGGGGCGGCGGCGGGGCGGTATGCGACGGGGTGACCCGGCATCGGCTCGGGACGGTAGAGGGTGACGGCCTCGGCGCGCGTGTGGGTGGCCTCGGTGTAGTCGCGGGCGGTGTTTTCCATGATCGGCGGCGCTCCTCGGCATGATCGCTTTGCGTGGGTTTGTGAAGTCGGTACGGGCCGGGTCGACTCGGGTTATCGCAGGTCAGGGGCCCGTACGGGGCCGGTACGCGGGCCGGGGGGACGGTTTGGCGTACCGGCCCGGGAGGGGTCCGTACGTACGGCGTACCGGGCGCTGACCTGCGGCGTTCCGATCCGTACGGACCCCGTCCCGAGGGGCATATCAGCCCATACCGGCGGCCTTGCGGAGGTCGGCCAGGTAGTAGCCGTTCGCCCTTCCGCCGCTCGTCCAGCTCCGGACGGCGAGGGTGCGGTCGGTGCCGTCGAGGGCCTCGTCGAGCCTCTTCCGCAGGGCCGTCCCGCCGGTCCGGGCGTAGGTGGCCTGGTCCTCCTCGCCGACGCCGAGGGCGGCGGGCGCCCATGTCGCCGGGTCGAGTTCGGCGAGGCCGTCGAGGATCTCGGCCGTGGCGAGGCGCTCGGGGTTCTTCCGGTCCTCGAACACGGCGATCAGGTCGGCGAGGATGCCGCCGACGCGGGCCGCCCGTCCGGCCTGCCCCGCCGCTTCCCCGGCCAGAGTGCCGGCCTCGATGCGCAGGGCCCGGCCGCGCTCACAGATCGCCCGGAATCCGGGGAGCTTGATGAGCAGGGAGCGCATGAAGCGGAGTCCGGTCTCGTCGGCGTGAATGCCCATGCCCTTGAACGCGGGGGCGAGATCCTTTGCGTTCCAGCCGGACGCGCTCGAACCGGTGCCGAGGACGGAGTCGCTCATCTGGTACGTGGCGCACAGGTGGGCGATGCGCTGCGGGATGGCGTCGCGCAGTGCCGAGGGGACGGCGTCGCCGGTCGGCTTCTGCGAGGCGAGAATCGGAATCAGGCCGACGGCCGGGCCGACCTTGGCGAGGGTGATGAGCGCCTTTTCGATGCGCTTGCCGTACGTGAGCTTGTCGTCTTCCTCCTCCTTGCCCTCGTCCTCCAAGTACCGCTGCAATTCGTCGATGATCAGGACGACCGGGTAAATCTTGTGAACCCGGGTGATCTGGGGCGTGAGCTTTCCCTCCGGGCATTCCTCGTCGGGGAGCTCGAACAGCGCGTCGTATCCCTCTTCCATCTCGTGAACGAGGTCTTCGAGAACGTGCGCCAGGCGGCGGACGGCGGGCTCGGTGACGCCCCGGATGTACGCCTCGGCGAGGAGGGCCGTAGCGGACCAGTCCTTACCGCCCTTGCCGTCGGCGACGATCATCCGGCACAGCGGGTCGAGGACGGCCGCCGCCGCAGCCGCGCGGGCCGTGAAGGTCTTGCCCTGGCGGGGCATGGCGCCGACCAGGAGGCCGAAGAACAGGAGCTCGATCGCGGTGACGTTGCCGGTCTCGTCCACGAACGTCGGGGCGCCGTCCCAGATGTCCCACCGTTCGGCGGTCTCCAGCGGGGAGGGGACCGGGTCGCCGCCGAAGGGGTGGGAGTCGGCGACGCGCATGTATACGCCGCCCTCGTGCCCGTCCTGGCGGATCGAGAGCTGAATCGCGTCCACGGCCAGGGCCGCGGCGAGGGGCTCGCGCTTGGCCGCAACTTCCTTGGCGGTCTTGCCTGCGGAGCGGGGGAGGTCGAACCGGACGACGCTCGCCTTATCGCCGGGCTCGCGGGCGATGAACCCGCGAACGGTGACCTCCTCGCCGTCCTTGAGGATGCCGACGTTCCGGGCGCGCAGCGCAGCGTTCAGGCCCTCGTCGGTGAGGACCCCGGCCCCGGTGAAGTCGGGGGCGTCCATCAGGGCGAACGTCCCGTCGGGCTGGCGGCGGATCAGCTCGCGGCGGCCGAGGGCGTACAGGACGCCGAACACCGGGAGGAGGATCGGCGCGGCCATGATCCATCCCCAGGTCTCGCCGAGGGCCAGGAGGGCGGCGGTGTAGGTGGTGCAGCCGGTCAGGCCGTAGACGGTGATCGGCTCGCGGCGGCGGGCCTTGGCCTCCTTGCGGCGGTCGGCGCGCAGGTCGGCGATGTGTTCCGGGCCCGCCTTGGTGCGCCTGACCTTGTCCGCGATATCGCCGTACTCGGTGGCCCCGAGGTACGACCAGGCGTCACGGGATGCCACGCGGGCGCCGAGGGCGCTCACCTTGGCCACGCGCCACAGGTAGACCGGGGAGCGCAGGGCGTGGAACTGCGCGGCATTGGTCCACTCGGCGCGGCGCTGCCGCCACACGCCCGGGTCGGTGAGGGACTCGGGGACGAGGGTCCGCAGGTTCCAGCCGTCGCGCTCGTCGAGGATTTCGAGGACACCGGCCTCGTCCTCGGCCGGGGTGCCGGCGGGGGCGTCGACCTTGTCGAGGCGAACGGTCCCGGTGGCCAGGTCGGGGAGTCCGGCCGGGGTGGCGCGGACCGCGTCGCGGGCGGCCTCCTCGATGCGGGTGAGGGTCTCGGCGTCGCGGTAGGGGGCGAGGTCGACGAGCTGCGCCTCGGTCTCGATACCGCGCTCGGTGTCGGTGGTGGACATGCGGGGTGTTCCTTTCTCGGGGGCCCGGCCGCCGGGGGCGGGCGGCCGGGCGTGGTGCGTGGGGCGAGCGCGGTGTCAGGTGGTGGGGCCGAGGTCGGCCTCGTCGAGCTCGGCGAGCGCGAGGTGAAGCCGGGCGCGGGCGGTGTCCGATCCGCAGCCGACGGCCGTCCCGTAGGCGAGGGACTGCCGGGCGTCCTCGGCGGCCTGCCATGCCTTGGCCACGTGGGCGTTCGACATGGGAGCCGTCTCGAACACGAGGTAGACGAGGCCGAGTTCGGCGCAGGCGCGGCCGAGCTGCGGGTGATGCGCGGCGGCCTCGGCGTCGGCCTGGTCGGCGAGCTCGGCGGCGATCTGGCGGTACACGCTGCGGTCGGTGGTGATCACTTCGCGGCCTCCTTCGCGGTGGCCTTGGCCGCCTTCTTGGTGGCGTTGCGGACGGCGAGGGACTTCGCACCGGCCCGGAGGAGGGCGGGCCCCCAGAGGATGAGGGCCAGGAGGAGGGCGCCGACGAGGGCGGCGGGGCCCCATCCGTTCTCGGGGACGAGGCGGATCATCACGTACGTGCCGGCGGGGGCCGCGAGGATCAGGGCGCGGGGCGGGGTGTGGGAGGTGGCGCTCATCGGGCGTTCTTCCTTTCGGCCTTGACGTGGTCCCGGAGCCGCATCGCGTAGCGGTAGTTACCGCCGCCGATGGTCTGCCGGACGTTCTTCACGGACAGGTTCGCGGCGCCGCCGAGGAGGTCGGCGAGGGCTCGAACCTGTGCGATGTGGGCGGCGTCGAGGGGCTTGTCGGGGACCTTCGGAGCAGTCCGACCGGAGACTCGGCCGATCGCTTGCTTCCCTTTGCGCCCAAGGGTTTTCGCAGTTCGACCACCCTTGCTCGGTCCGCCGTTCGGGCCGCCCGAGGAGCGGCGCGCGGCCGGTCCGTCGTCGCCCCCGTCCGGCGGGAAGAGGTCCCCGAGGAGCTGCTCGACGGCGAGGGTTTCGACCCCCACGCCGTGGGCCGCGGCGAGGGCCTTGTCGGCGTGGCCCCGGCGGGCGACGACGCGGGCCGTGGTGGCGAGCTCGGCGCCGTGCTCGTCGCGCCACGCGGTCCGCCACGCTTCCTCGGTGTCGATCGTGCCGAAGGGGTGCGCGGTGAGGATGTCGGTGTACCGGCTGTAGACCGTGGGGAAGCGGCGGCGGCGCTTGCGGTCGTGCCGACGGCGACGGCGGTCCTCCCGGCGCTGCGCCTTGGTGCGGGTCGACTTGGTTCCGTGACGGCCCCAACCGCGGACCTCCCAGAAGAAGACGCCGGCATAGCTCGCGGCGGCGAGGACCCATGCGAGCCACCCGCCGGACGACTCGGGGGCGTGGCTGTAGTTGATGACGGCGGCGAACGTCGCGCAGGCCCACATGACCACCCGGAAGCGGCCGACGGGGCGCCCCTCCCTTTTGGCTCGCTCGCCGGACACGGTGGCCACCCATGCCCCGGCCTCCAGCATCACGGCGAGGCACAGGGAGATCACGCCGGGGAGGCTCTCGCCGTTGAGGGCGCGGAGCTGGAAATAGAGGGCGGGAACGATGCCGCAGGCCATGACGAGCAAGGCGCCGACGGTGTCGCCCTCGGTGCCGAGCTTGGCGAACAGCTCGGCGCGGGCCTTCTTCCGCTCGGCCTTGCGGCGGGCCTTCTCGCGCTTGCGCTCGGCGCGGAGTCGACGCTCCTCCTCCTGCCGGGCCTCCTCGTCCTTGCGGCTCTGCTCGGCGCGGGCCTCGTCCCGGATACGGGCGGCCTCGGCCTCAGCAAGGCGCTCCTTGCGGGCGGCCTCGGCCTCGGCGAGGCGGTCGCGGCGGTCCTCCTCGCGCTCGTTCTTCCGGTCGAGGCGGCGCTCCTCGTAGTACGACGTACTCACTTGGTGATCTCCTTACGGGCGCCTCGGGGGGCGAGGAGGCAAAGGGGGCAGTGGGGGAAGGGGCGGCCGACCCGGTCGGCGCGGATGCCCTCGGCGGCGAGGAGCGTCCCGACGGCGGCGGCGGTGAGGGCCTGTCCGGTGTGTCCGGCAATGAGCGAGACGACGAACCAGTCAGCGGCCAGGAAGAGGACCACGGCCCCGGTGGCGATGTGGTGGACGGCGGCGAGGATTCCGCAGGTCGAGACGGTGAGGAGGCGCCGCGCGGTGGCGGTGGTCATCGGGTGGCCTCCTCGTCGGCGAGGGCGCCGAGGCGGTCACGGTCGGCGCGGCGGCGCTGCTCGGCGGCCCACAGCTCGGCGCAGCGGCCCGACTGGTGGGCGGCGGTCTTGGTGGGGACCTTGTGGACGCGGAGCGTCTCGGGGGAGACGTCGCGGACCAGGGCGCAGGCGGCGGCGCTCATGCCGTGCGTCCGGTCGGGGTCGAGGTGCGGTGGTAGGTGACGGCGGCCCGGATGGCG
This is a stretch of genomic DNA from Streptomyces sp. B21-083. It encodes these proteins:
- a CDS encoding DUF2637 domain-containing protein; the encoded protein is MSTSYYEERRLDRKNEREEDRRDRLAEAEAARKERLAEAEAARIRDEARAEQSRKDEEARQEEERRLRAERKREKARRKAERKKARAELFAKLGTEGDTVGALLVMACGIVPALYFQLRALNGESLPGVISLCLAVMLEAGAWVATVSGERAKREGRPVGRFRVVMWACATFAAVINYSHAPESSGGWLAWVLAAASYAGVFFWEVRGWGRHGTKSTRTKAQRREDRRRRRHDRKRRRRFPTVYSRYTDILTAHPFGTIDTEEAWRTAWRDEHGAELATTARVVARRGHADKALAAAHGVGVETLAVEQLLGDLFPPDGGDDGPAARRSSGGPNGGPSKGGRTAKTLGRKGKQAIGRVSGRTAPKVPDKPLDAAHIAQVRALADLLGGAANLSVKNVRQTIGGGNYRYAMRLRDHVKAERKNAR